From the Pocillopora verrucosa isolate sample1 chromosome 11, ASM3666991v2, whole genome shotgun sequence genome, the window catggtgtaaTGCAGAATAATGTATACTACGATGGTAACAAGAACAACAGTGTAGTTGTAAAAAAATAAGCCGATGGCGTCCATGGTTTTCTGTGAAACACCCATTAGAGGTAAACAACAGATAAGCGTGTGATAGAGGTATAGAGCCACAACGCCAATGaaagcttttttctttgtaatcatGCGGCCGTACTTCAGAGGCGATGCCACCACGATATACTGCGTCAATGTAAAGGCAAAAACGATGGATACCGATATTGAGATTGGAAATGCCGAAAAATACGCTGCAAATTTCATCCAAGATTCACATTTCGTCCACGAAGGATGCTGAAAGTACATCAGCATGAAACAGGTGGCATAGATAGGTTCTTGTATCAGTGCTGTTAGGAGATCCACGATGGCCAAACCGATGAGAAAGTAGGTTGTTGGGTTGCGGAAAATCTTGAGTGGATCGACGAGAAAAGTTACAAGAAGCAAACTGTTGGCCACGATTGTCATTGGCGAAACTATGATGATAAAGATGGACGAGCCGAAAGCTGCCTTTGAAAACTCCTCAACATGCATCATCTCTTTCTGTGAATTAAGGCCAGCTGCCCCCGTGCAAACTGAAGAATTTGAAGGTTTTTGGCTCTGTTGTAGCTCTTTGAAGTAATCAACGCCTATTTTGAGCAAGGAATAATTTGCACAAGTCAGGTTCATTTCAAAAATGATGATCAGAACGCGAAGAAAAGCAGTGGTTAGGGCCAAGTTCttcagtttattattttatgcAGAGGGAGAATTCCCACTTTTATAATAGAACTTGTGTTAATTAACCAAGGGAAACTTTCCCCTCCAAGCTGAATTAACCGTAAGACCTTCCCTATGCATTGTTACTACATTGTATTTAACTTTCCATGAATGTCTTCTCCTGAATAGTTGTTCGGAGAATTCAGTTAATTATCAGCGTGAAAACACTTTCCCTATTCGTTTATTAACCTGTTTTTCGTTTATATGactcattaaaattaattttacaatttgtgTACCATGGACATGAGACGCTGTATCGCCATTATTACGAACTTAGACATAGCCATCAAGCCAAGTATTTTATCGAAGGATGTGATAAGCCTTTCAATTATGAAACTGCACCGAATTTGTGCCTTTTGGAAGAAGTTGAATTATTTCAGTGAAGGCCCGTACGTGTTGGGATCAAAGAAGAACACATTATTCAGCATAGCAgggaatttcattttccatttggATATTTCGCAGAGTGACAAATAccaaatatttgaaaagctCTATCAAACAGTAGGCCTTAGCAGGATACGGAAATTGAACTTTAATGAATGCTCATACTCagctatttacaaaattaaagatGTATTAACAGTGAACAAGGAACGTGGTGAAAAGGTATCAAAGAGTAAACCTGACCCAACATTGTCACGATTGTGGTATAAAAACATCCTATATAGTGTGTCCGCAAATAACAAAACTGTGCCTGTATAAAGGATATAACGACGAGAAAATACTGCCGCCCCCACCTTTACTAATGCATTGTAGGAGGGAAGACTTTAATTAAGAATATCGCgttgattaaatattttatttgaacttTAAGAACCTAAGGGATAAAGTATGGATAACAATTCGTTTTCCAACGCTATTATTCATTTCAAGTGAATAACTGAAATTACATTCTTCAGGCTTGCTTTGCACTCGACAGAACGTTTGATTCGTCATTGTAAGTATTCGTAGTCTGTTTGTCGGTGCTATGAGAATTGCTTGATAGTCACTTTGTCTTTGAAAGGATACTGTATAGAGCCTTGGACATGCCAGTCGAAAATTAAGccaagaaaaatcattttgtcGGTACCGCAAAGCAACCGCATTTGTCGGTTTTTCGTCTACTTTGGGCTACCTAAAGCCTAGGGCAATTAAGTCAAAAACTGTCGGCTTGCCTGCATTGACAAACCAATTCAATGTTTCAGAGCAGGTGTACATTTCCAGAGGCGCAAATAATCAAGTCAAACAACGTTAATAAGGCCTTGACTTAAATGGTGATATATATGGGCACAATAATACAGCAGTACGagcaataaaattttcatgacGCTATTTGGTGATCTTCCATACCACGACACTGCCAAATTCCCCCCTAAGAAATGATGCGCACATCTGATTGCACTCATGAGTAGCAGAGCCCTCGTTCAAAACACAGAGACCGGCGGaaactgaacaattttattCACACAACTCCTTGCCACGACCGTTCCTTCTATAACAATATTGCAATATATATTTCGTGACAAGGAAATCGCGCGTTGTGTTTGCGGTTCTCTTATTTATGTTCATTTTTACGATTTATCATCTTCTGTTCTGCAATAATTCAAACTGACGAAGGTGATCAAAAAGTGCTCTTTGATCATGAAATTACCTTAATACAACTCTAACCTTCTCTTGAAATGGACTctaagaaattgaaagaaaatcgAGTTCGAAACTATAGAAAGGTTATCGAGATCTAATATTTTACATGTCAGATTAGGCTTACACTTTTCGCAGCTATTCAGGGTAATTTATGGGGTTCTTTTTCACAGCGATGAGCTACAATTAATTATTTGCAATTGGTGTACCATTATTTCTTTGGATGATAGCTGGGACAATTATAGCATTTATATGTTTTCTCGAAACGAGAGCAACTGTCTGAGAGAGAAATTATTTAAGAGGGAGGTGATTACTTCAAACTTTGCCTCCGGGAATCAAGAAGTAATCTCAATAATAACTCAAAAGTTATACGAACGTATCACTAAGACAACTGAGACATGTGAACTCAAGGGGTTGTCAGCAGCAGACTTTACcattcaaaaaatatatttccgaGTGCGAAGTACTTTCGATTACTCGCCAGATCATTTCCCACGCCCTTTTGATGCCTTAAACCATAattcagtttgagttttaatGAGTTTGCATGTCAAAGGTTGACTCCCTGTTAAATAACTTGCGAATTTTATATTATTCACACAGCTATCGGCTGTGAGTGTAACTGctgccaaatgaatagattcttgggcaaggctgcagtttcgattctttctgaatctcttcagttgCCTCCTAACAACGAATTTGTCACAGAATGACAGGAGTCGC encodes:
- the LOC131778868 gene encoding galanin-like G-protein coupled receptor npr-9; its protein translation is MNLTCANYSLLKIGVDYFKELQQSQKPSNSSVCTGAAGLNSQKEMMHVEEFSKAAFGSSIFIIIVSPMTIVANSLLLVTFLVDPLKIFRNPTTYFLIGLAIVDLLTALIQEPIYATCFMLMYFQHPSWTKCESWMKFAAYFSAFPISISVSIVFAFTLTQYIVVASPLKYGRMITKKKAFIGVVALYLYHTLICCLPLMGVSQKTMDAIGLFFYNYTVVLVTIVVYIILHYTMKKKMTAGRSLQNEGSSTSREEGRHVQVQRSFVRLNIVLLIIMIMSFLPSVILMTIRFFLDDIFTARYGIRVLVVNLMTDNLLYLKFLLDPIAYAWRMSKYRKSLKST